Proteins co-encoded in one Petrotoga sp. 9PW.55.5.1 genomic window:
- a CDS encoding Asp23/Gls24 family envelope stress response protein — translation MPLNEENDYGEIITSENVLKDLVFKTVETFLKSQKMYNDKIQKDLQKSIKIVVNDDQSVSVSLKLPAKYGENIVEFSKEVQKSIKEDLEKIAEAYVSNVDIAIENLVRPEELQEEYEELEGEVEETSAVNKELTDEEEGEEQKKQDE, via the coding sequence ATGCCGTTAAATGAAGAAAATGATTATGGAGAAATTATCACTTCTGAAAATGTATTAAAAGATTTAGTTTTTAAAACAGTAGAAACTTTTTTGAAGTCTCAAAAAATGTACAATGATAAAATTCAAAAAGATTTACAAAAGAGCATTAAAATAGTAGTAAATGATGATCAGAGTGTAAGCGTTTCGTTAAAATTACCTGCAAAATATGGTGAAAACATTGTTGAATTTTCAAAAGAAGTCCAAAAATCAATCAAAGAGGATCTTGAAAAAATAGCTGAAGCCTATGTATCTAACGTTGATATAGCTATAGAAAATCTCGTCAGACCTGAAGAATTGCAAGAGGAATACGAAGAATTGGAAGGCGAAGTTGAAGAAACGAGTGCAGTAAACAAGGAATTAACAGATGAAGAAGAAGGCGAAGAGCAGAAAAAGCAAGATGAGTAA